A window of Campylobacter pinnipediorum subsp. pinnipediorum contains these coding sequences:
- the ileS gene encoding isoleucine--tRNA ligase: protein MDYKDTLLLPATDFPMRANLPQNEPARISSWYGKRDVYEKMKQKRKNAALSFSIHDGPPYANGHLHIGHALNKILKDIITKTHYYFGEDIRYVPGWDCHGLPIEQQVEKNLGDKKKTLSKTKIRELCRAYASEFVKIQSEEFKSLGVIGDFENPYLTMKFEFEADIYRALCEIAKRGLLVERSKPVYWSWAARSALAEAEVEYEDKEDYSIYVAFKLGDEALAKLGVDKASAVIWTTTPWTLPANQAICLNPDETYVVTSEDLIFAKPLLENLVNIGITKGEIKKEFKAQILEGLNAINPLNDRDSKLLLAEHVSMDGGTGLVHTAPGHGEDDYYVCLRYGIEVIMPVDEEGKYDNTLKVKGLLKDPDELIGMHIFKANERILELLGDSLLNVSKFVHSYPFCWRTKKPVIYRATKQWFISMDDEKLDGKSLRNVARQELNNIKFYPAVGIKRIGTMIENRPDWCISRQRDWGVPIAFFRDKDTKEPIFDPDVLSNVADIFEKKGADAWWDLSVAELLPSDTKYNPEKLEKVMDILDVWFDSGSTWQAVLNSKRYDAGSYPSSMYLEGSDQHRGWFQSSLLVSTAVNSHAPYKAVLTHGFTVDHKGEKMSKSRGNVVAPQDVIKTYGVEILRLWVSLSDYSSDLKISDNILKQVSEQYRKIRNTIRFLLANVNDLDEINTDFGLLDKWILGKAKRAFDETSACFKQYDFSKGFNILLNFLSADLSGVYLDVCKDRLYCDDKDSSTRRSAQSAMAIITRSLLPLVAPTLTYTVDEVMEYAPKIIKQDYTDGFDLINTPIEFDFKVEDELMLSSRQKFFEMIDSLKKDKKIKSTLELNLQTTSDEILSLDNKDISDLYMVSRVLPFDDSEALCEFGIDDNKFKIVLNKEHKCPRCWKFNASSEGDVCPRCKEVLASAN from the coding sequence ATGGATTATAAAGATACGCTTTTACTTCCTGCTACTGATTTTCCTATGCGGGCAAACTTACCACAAAATGAACCCGCCAGGATAAGTTCTTGGTATGGAAAAAGAGATGTTTATGAAAAGATGAAGCAAAAACGCAAAAACGCAGCTTTAAGTTTTAGCATTCACGATGGACCTCCTTATGCAAACGGTCATTTGCACATAGGACACGCTTTAAATAAAATTTTAAAAGATATTATCACAAAAACACACTATTATTTTGGCGAAGACATTAGATATGTTCCGGGTTGGGACTGTCACGGGTTACCGATAGAACAACAAGTTGAGAAAAATCTTGGTGATAAGAAAAAAACTTTAAGCAAGACTAAGATTAGAGAACTATGTAGAGCTTATGCTAGTGAGTTTGTAAAAATTCAAAGTGAAGAGTTTAAGTCTCTTGGTGTTATTGGAGATTTTGAAAATCCTTACTTAACTATGAAATTTGAGTTTGAGGCTGATATATACAGAGCGCTTTGCGAGATAGCAAAAAGAGGACTTTTGGTAGAAAGAAGCAAGCCTGTTTATTGGAGCTGGGCGGCTAGGTCGGCACTTGCTGAAGCTGAGGTTGAGTATGAGGATAAAGAGGATTATTCTATATATGTTGCTTTTAAACTCGGCGATGAAGCCCTAGCTAAGCTTGGTGTAGATAAAGCAAGTGCGGTTATATGGACAACTACCCCTTGGACACTACCAGCAAACCAAGCTATATGCTTAAATCCAGATGAAACATATGTAGTAACTAGTGAAGATTTGATATTTGCTAAGCCTTTACTTGAAAATTTGGTAAATATAGGCATAACAAAAGGCGAAATAAAAAAAGAGTTTAAAGCGCAAATCCTAGAAGGATTAAATGCTATAAATCCTTTAAATGATAGAGATAGTAAGCTTTTACTTGCTGAGCACGTTAGCATGGATGGAGGAACTGGTTTAGTTCATACAGCACCGGGTCACGGCGAGGATGACTATTATGTATGTTTAAGATACGGCATAGAGGTTATTATGCCTGTTGATGAAGAGGGAAAATATGACAATACCTTGAAAGTAAAAGGCTTGTTAAAAGATCCAGATGAGCTTATAGGTATGCATATCTTTAAAGCAAATGAGAGAATTTTAGAACTTTTAGGCGATAGCTTGTTAAATGTATCTAAGTTTGTTCACTCATATCCATTCTGTTGGAGAACGAAAAAACCTGTTATTTATAGAGCTACTAAGCAGTGGTTTATATCTATGGATGATGAAAAACTAGATGGTAAAAGTCTAAGAAATGTAGCAAGACAAGAGCTAAACAATATCAAATTTTATCCAGCAGTTGGTATAAAAAGAATAGGAACGATGATTGAAAATCGTCCTGATTGGTGTATATCTCGCCAAAGGGATTGGGGTGTGCCTATCGCATTTTTTAGAGATAAGGATACAAAAGAGCCTATATTTGATCCTGATGTATTAAGCAATGTTGCTGATATTTTTGAGAAAAAAGGCGCAGATGCTTGGTGGGATTTAAGTGTAGCTGAACTACTTCCATCTGATACAAAATACAATCCTGAAAAACTAGAAAAAGTTATGGATATACTTGATGTTTGGTTTGATAGCGGTTCTACTTGGCAAGCTGTTTTAAATAGCAAAAGATATGATGCAGGTAGCTATCCTTCAAGTATGTATTTAGAAGGGTCAGATCAACATCGTGGTTGGTTCCAAAGCTCATTGCTTGTTAGCACAGCTGTAAATTCTCACGCACCTTACAAAGCTGTTCTTACTCACGGATTTACTGTTGATCACAAGGGTGAGAAGATGAGTAAAAGTAGGGGAAATGTTGTAGCTCCACAAGATGTTATAAAGACTTATGGTGTTGAAATTTTACGCCTTTGGGTTAGTTTGAGTGATTATTCAAGTGATCTTAAAATAAGTGACAATATCTTAAAACAAGTTAGCGAACAATACAGGAAGATAAGAAATACAATAAGATTTTTACTAGCTAATGTAAATGATTTAGATGAGATAAATACTGATTTTGGTCTTTTAGACAAGTGGATACTTGGTAAGGCAAAAAGAGCTTTTGATGAAACTAGTGCTTGCTTTAAGCAGTATGATTTTTCAAAAGGATTTAATATACTTTTAAATTTCTTGTCCGCTGATTTGAGTGGTGTATATCTTGATGTTTGCAAAGATAGGCTTTATTGTGATGATAAAGACTCATCAACTAGACGCTCAGCACAAAGTGCAATGGCTATCATAACTCGCTCTTTATTACCGCTTGTAGCACCTACCTTGACATACACAGTAGATGAGGTTATGGAATATGCACCAAAGATAATCAAGCAAGACTATACCGATGGATTTGACCTTATAAATACACCTATAGAGTTTGATTTTAAGGTTGAAGATGAGCTTATGTTAAGCAGTAGACAGAAGTTTTTTGAGATGATTGACTCTTTGAAAAAAGACAAAAAGATAAAATCAACTCTTGAACTAAATTTACAAACAACATCTGATGAAATTTTAAGCCTAGATAATAAAGACATAAGTGATTTATATATGGTTAGCAGGGTTTTACCTTTTGATGATTCTGAGGCATTATGTGAGTTTGGTATAGATGATAATAAATTTAAAATCGTTTTAAATAAAGAGCATAAGTGTCCAAGATGTTGGAAATTTAACGCTTCAAGCGAAGGCGATGTTTGCCCAAGATGTAAAGAGGTTTTAGCTAGTGCTAACTGA
- a CDS encoding CinA family protein has product MKHRMLIVGDDLRVNKEHLSYIYDSYEEHFGEVGDINFVSKSDNEILFIVENLIKDQDSLCIFASDESYDFMAKILATLSSDVLELTEQNTIATKNALDSSNGSFVIELNNTKINLIQANPTEKMAEILIKKPENISFFNLFDIDKESAKILLEPLAKPYKVQIYLSEILPNLTIVKTRAEKFGSIDGFKQSVKNLFSQKMIDDKDIVKFIAKKLIEKDIKISFAESCTAGMCASRLGNYDGVSGVFEGSIVSYANRIKNSWLGVSDEVLDTYGAVSEECVRAMLSGVIRSSESDFSIAISGIAGPNGGSDSKPVGTVFVGVLHKDGTSMVERLLLKGDRNYIREQSMLSAFLMVIKLKPDMFLGK; this is encoded by the coding sequence ATGAAACATAGAATGCTTATAGTTGGTGATGATTTGCGTGTAAACAAAGAACATTTAAGCTATATTTATGATAGTTATGAGGAACATTTTGGCGAAGTGGGAGACATAAATTTTGTATCAAAAAGTGATAATGAGATACTATTTATAGTTGAAAATTTAATAAAAGACCAAGACTCTCTTTGCATTTTTGCTTCAGATGAAAGTTATGACTTTATGGCAAAAATACTAGCAACTCTTAGTTCTGATGTGCTTGAATTAACCGAACAAAACACAATAGCTACAAAAAATGCACTAGATAGCTCAAACGGTAGCTTTGTGATAGAGCTAAACAACACAAAAATAAATCTAATACAAGCAAATCCAACTGAAAAAATGGCAGAAATTTTGATAAAAAAACCTGAAAATATCTCATTTTTTAACCTATTTGATATAGATAAAGAGAGTGCAAAAATTTTGCTTGAGCCACTCGCAAAACCATATAAAGTCCAAATTTATCTAAGTGAAATTTTACCCAATTTAACAATAGTAAAAACAAGGGCTGAAAAATTTGGAAGCATAGATGGCTTTAAACAAAGTGTGAAAAATCTCTTTTCACAAAAGATGATAGATGACAAAGATATAGTTAAATTTATTGCAAAAAAGCTGATAGAAAAAGATATAAAAATAAGCTTTGCAGAGTCTTGCACAGCTGGAATGTGTGCTAGCAGACTTGGGAATTATGATGGAGTTTCTGGGGTGTTTGAAGGCTCAATTGTAAGCTATGCAAATAGGATAAAAAACTCTTGGCTTGGAGTAAGTGATGAAGTCTTAGACACTTATGGAGCAGTTAGCGAAGAGTGTGTTAGAGCTATGCTTAGTGGTGTTATAAGGTCATCAGAATCTGACTTTAGTATAGCTATAAGCGGGATAGCTGGACCAAATGGGGGCAGTGACTCAAAACCAGTAGGAACAGTTTTTGTCGGTGTGCTTCACAAAGATGGCACGAGTATGGTTGAAAGGCTACTACTAAAAGGCGATAGAAATTATATAAGAGAGCAAAGTATGCTTAGTGCTTTTTTGATGGTCATTAAACTAAAGCCTGATATGTTTTTAGGCAAATAA
- the ung gene encoding uracil-DNA glycosylase: protein MHINLQDVKIEQGWKDSLKDEFLSPYFAKIKQSLIEAKKQNKVYPPSKLIFNAFNLTPFDNVKVVILGQDPYHRPNQAMGLSFSVPKGEKIPPSLVNVYKEIYDDLGIKQPSSGDLSKWAKQGVLLLNSTLSVNEGMPNSHSNFGWQIFTDAVIKKLSDTKDGLVFLLWGNYAKIKSNLIDKDRHLVLFAPHPSPLARGGFFGCKHFSKTNNYLIKQGKEPIDWSVE, encoded by the coding sequence ATGCATATAAATTTACAAGATGTTAAGATAGAACAAGGCTGGAAAGATAGCTTAAAAGATGAATTTTTAAGCCCCTATTTTGCTAAAATAAAGCAAAGCTTGATAGAAGCAAAAAAGCAAAACAAAGTATATCCGCCAAGTAAGCTTATATTTAATGCTTTTAATTTAACTCCATTTGATAATGTAAAAGTAGTTATTTTAGGGCAAGACCCTTATCACAGACCAAATCAAGCAATGGGGCTTAGCTTTTCTGTGCCAAAAGGCGAAAAGATACCACCTAGCCTTGTTAATGTTTACAAAGAAATTTATGATGATTTGGGTATCAAGCAGCCAAGCTCAGGAGATCTTAGCAAATGGGCAAAACAAGGCGTATTGCTTCTAAACTCAACCCTTAGTGTAAATGAAGGAATGCCAAATTCTCACTCAAACTTTGGTTGGCAAATTTTTACAGATGCTGTTATAAAAAAGCTAAGTGATACAAAAGATGGGCTGGTCTTTTTACTATGGGGAAATTACGCAAAGATAAAGTCAAATTTAATAGACAAAGATAGACATTTAGTGCTTTTTGCACCACATCCAAGCCCCCTTGCTCGTGGTGGATTTTTTGGTTGCAAACACTTTTCAAAAACAAATAACTATCTTATAAAGCAAGGCAAAGAGCCGATTGATTGGAGTGTTGAGTAG
- a CDS encoding tetratricopeptide repeat protein — MYYDGQGVKQSYTKAKEYYIKSCDFNDGLSCHNLGVLYQNGYGDVKRPHTKAKEYFSKACNLGLEPDCKNIRF; from the coding sequence TTGTATTACGATGGTCAAGGTGTAAAACAATCATATACCAAAGCCAAAGAATACTATATTAAATCTTGTGATTTCAATGATGGTTTAAGTTGCCACAATTTAGGGGTTTTGTATCAAAATGGTTATGGTGACGTAAAGCGACCGCACACTAAAGCTAAAGAATACTTTAGCAAAGCTTGTAATTTAGGGCTTGAACCCGATTGTAAAAATATAAGATTTTAA
- the rpmA gene encoding 50S ribosomal protein L27, with protein sequence MAHKKGQGSTQNNRDSIGRRLGVKKFGGEFVRAGNIIIRQRGTATHAGSNVGLGKDHTIFALIDGYVKFERKDKNRKKVSVYPAA encoded by the coding sequence ATGGCACACAAAAAAGGTCAAGGTTCAACCCAAAACAACCGAGATTCTATCGGTCGCCGCTTAGGTGTTAAGAAGTTCGGTGGAGAATTTGTTAGAGCTGGAAATATCATAATTCGTCAAAGAGGAACAGCTACTCACGCTGGTAGCAATGTTGGTTTAGGTAAAGATCATACAATATTTGCTTTGATAGATGGATATGTAAAATTCGAAAGAAAAGATAAAAACAGAAAAAAAGTTTCTGTATATCCAGCTGCTTAA
- the rplU gene encoding 50S ribosomal protein L21, protein MSKYAIIKHGGKQYRVSEGQYLNLDRFEANAKDSIEITDVLAVNDGDVKVGAPFVKGAKVVLEVVNLGKDKKVIIYKKRRRKDSKLKRGFRRQYTRVKVISIAA, encoded by the coding sequence ATGTCAAAATATGCTATTATAAAACACGGTGGAAAACAATACAGGGTTAGCGAAGGTCAGTACCTAAACTTGGATCGTTTTGAAGCTAATGCAAAAGACAGCATCGAGATTACAGACGTATTGGCTGTAAATGATGGTGATGTTAAGGTAGGTGCGCCGTTTGTTAAGGGTGCAAAAGTTGTCTTAGAAGTTGTTAATTTAGGTAAAGACAAAAAAGTTATTATCTACAAAAAACGCAGAAGAAAAGACTCAAAATTAAAGCGTGGTTTTAGAAGACAATACACACGCGTTAAAGTAATAAGCATAGCAGCCTAA
- a CDS encoding cytochrome-c peroxidase has product MKIKNVFFACIFLLSSSFADDLRTLALESGLKPIPSDKNALEQLINDVAPDSKEYPFSVDAYELGKKLYFDPRLSKSGIISCNTCHNLSLGGVDGVPASTGHKWMPNPSHVNSPTVFNSVFNSVQFWDGRAAHLTAQAKGPLVAPVEMASTPKLIEQRLKSIPAYVYDFKKAFNSEIKFDLVAAAIGIFERSLVTPSKFDKFLEGDNKALNDMEKKGLKTFIDKGCASCHDGVNLGGTLQPFEVANKYEFSNIGDFKGDKNGLVKTPTLRNIELTAPYFHNGVVWSLEEAVRIMGSVQLGIDIKDNEAKDIAIFLKSLTGDAPKIDYPILPASTKTTSVPELDY; this is encoded by the coding sequence ATGAAAATTAAAAATGTGTTTTTTGCCTGTATTTTTTTACTCTCATCTTCGTTTGCAGATGATTTAAGAACACTTGCTTTAGAGTCTGGTTTGAAACCTATACCTTCAGATAAAAATGCTTTAGAACAGCTTATAAATGATGTTGCTCCGGATTCTAAAGAGTATCCATTTTCAGTAGATGCATATGAGCTTGGAAAAAAGCTTTATTTTGATCCTAGATTATCAAAATCAGGTATAATTAGCTGTAATACTTGTCACAATTTAAGTCTTGGTGGCGTTGATGGAGTGCCTGCTTCAACTGGACATAAATGGATGCCAAACCCTTCGCATGTAAATTCTCCAACTGTATTTAACTCGGTATTTAACTCAGTTCAGTTTTGGGATGGAAGAGCGGCTCATTTAACAGCACAAGCCAAAGGTCCTTTGGTGGCACCAGTTGAAATGGCTTCAACACCAAAGCTTATAGAGCAAAGATTAAAATCAATCCCAGCTTATGTATATGATTTCAAAAAAGCTTTTAATAGTGAAATAAAGTTTGATTTGGTAGCAGCAGCTATTGGTATTTTTGAGCGTAGTCTTGTTACTCCTTCTAAGTTTGATAAATTTTTAGAAGGCGACAATAAAGCTCTTAATGATATGGAAAAAAAGGGTTTAAAGACTTTTATAGATAAAGGTTGTGCTAGTTGTCATGATGGCGTGAATTTGGGTGGAACCTTGCAACCATTTGAAGTTGCAAATAAATACGAGTTTTCTAATATTGGTGATTTTAAAGGTGATAAAAATGGACTTGTAAAAACTCCAACTTTGAGAAATATAGAATTAACAGCACCTTATTTTCATAATGGTGTAGTATGGTCACTAGAAGAAGCTGTTAGAATTATGGGTAGTGTTCAGCTAGGCATTGATATAAAAGACAATGAAGCCAAAGATATAGCAATATTTTTAAAATCTTTAACAGGAGATGCCCCTAAGATAGATTATCCTATATTGCCAGCCTCTACAAAAACTACATCTGTTCCAGAACTTGATTATTAA